One Natronolimnobius sp. AArcel1 DNA window includes the following coding sequences:
- a CDS encoding type II toxin-antitoxin system VapC family toxin yields the protein MVLLDGTFLFDLFDEDNDAIAALETFDWRDASVSLITVTELRRGLPEERHEEFDSILREVGVVPYTIDEGHCALQEHKRLAEDKKSVDNLDLMVAATAIIADEPILTREPETYEPTQAETQSY from the coding sequence ATGGTTCTGCTTGATGGGACGTTTCTGTTCGACCTGTTCGATGAGGACAACGACGCAATCGCCGCCCTCGAGACGTTCGACTGGCGCGATGCCTCCGTCTCGTTGATCACGGTCACAGAGTTACGACGCGGCCTCCCAGAGGAAAGACACGAGGAGTTCGATTCGATCCTCCGCGAGGTCGGTGTCGTGCCGTATACGATCGACGAGGGCCACTGCGCCCTGCAGGAACACAAGCGACTCGCTGAGGACAAAAAATCCGTTGACAATCTCGATCTGATGGTTGCTGCGACGGCCATCATCGCCGACGAGCCGATCCTGACTCGAGAGCCAGAGACGTACGAGCCAACGCAGGCAGAGACCCAGTCGTACTAA